The genomic DNA GATGCTGCGCTCATAAAATATGAGATCCTTAAAATGTAGTAGACTTTAGTATCTAATTCAGCAGTTCCCAAAATGCCCAACATAACTGTTAATTTACCCCAAGATTCTTATGCGATCGCGATCGCGCCTGATAGTCTCAAGCAGTTGGGTAGTCAGATGAAACAAATAAATTTGGGCAATAAAGTATTAGTAATCTCTAACCCAGAGATCTTTGCTCATTATGGCGAAACCTGTCTTAACTCACTTAAAGAAGCTGGTTTTGATACCTATACTCATTTGATACCTGCGGGAGAATCACATAAACATCTTCAGTCAATTCAAGCAGTGTATGATGTTGCTCAGGCTAACCATTTAGAACGATCTTCTACCTTTGTAGCTTTAGGTGGGGGAGTGATTGGCGATATGACGGGATTTGCCGCAGCAACTTGGTTGAGAGGAGTTAATTTTGTTCAGGTGCCTACTTCTTTGCTGTCAATTGTCGATGCTTCTGTCGGCGGAAAGACAGGGGTTAATCATCCCCAGGGAAAAAACCTCATCGGTGCTTTTTATCAGCCAAAACTAGTGGCGATCGACCCAAATTTATTACAAACCCTACCTCTTCAAGAATTTCGTGCAGGAATGGCAGAGGTGATTAAATATGGCGTGATTTGGGACGCAGATCTATTCACTAAACTAGAGCAACACGATCGACTCGATTCACTAGAGCATGTAGGGAGTAACCTACTAGAAACCATTGTGACGCGCTCTTGTCAGGCAAAAGCTGAAGTAGTCGGTCAAGATGAAAAAGAAGCAGGATTACGGGCAATTCTCAACTATGGACATACCATTGGTCATGCGGTAGAAAGCCTAACTCACTATCAACAGTTTGTGCATGGGGAAGCCGTAGCAATTGGCATGGTTGCAGCTGGAAAAATTGCCGTAGAGATGAACTTGTGGAGACAGGCAGAAGCAGATCGTCAAAATGCTTTAATAATTAAGGCAGGATTACCGACAGAAATTCCTCAGCAGTTAGCGATCGCCGATATCTTAGAAACAATTAAAAGCGACAAAAAAGTAAGCGCAGGAAAAGTACGCTTTATCTTGCCAACGGCGATCGGCAAAGTTATTATTACAGACCAAGTTACACCAGAAATTATTGAGCAAGCTCTAAGCTCTAAGCTTTAAGCTCTAAGTTTTTAATCAACTACCTACTGTTCACTGTTTACTGCTTACTCAAAAAATGTCTTTAGAACCATGTCTTTAGAACCTTGTAATGTTTGCGGTGTTCTTAATGCCGAAGGAACAGAAATTTGTTTAAGCTGTGGCTATCCCACTAAAGGAAATAAAAGACCAGCGATTTTTCGTTGGGTGGCGATCGCTTTAATTATTTGTTTTGCTCTACCGTTCATCTCAGGGTTAATTAACTGGATTTTATGGCAATTAAAGCCAGAATCGCCCTCAAATCAACCTCAAGTTTCGGTAATTCAAAATATCTAAGGTTAAGATGTGACGAGAGTTTATATATTTGATTTCTCGCAGTGATTAGAGACATAGATAGTTCGGCTCGGCAGACAATTATTCAACAACACAATCTCGTCTATGAATATCTGCGCCAAGGTGCTACTAGCCAAACGCCTCCAGAGTTGATTCAAAAGTTTCAGCAGTTGTTGCAACAAGCTAAAAACGATGAGCCTCAAGTATCTAAAGCACTAGAGAAGATAATCTTTGCTCAAGAGTCACAATTTGATTCGTTTCTCAGCCAATGTTTTTATACAATTTTAGCTGACTGGCTAAATCAGCCAGAGTCAAGAGTTTATGTTGGTCAACTGCTAAATACTTTAGATATCGTCTGCCAATCCAGCTCTTATAATCGCAGTCGAAAACAGTTAATTCAACTAATTAAAAACTATCAGCAGTCAGAATCTTATCAACAGCTAAAGTTGCTCGTTGCTCTAATTTACCCAGGATCGGCGATCGCTAAAAATTTAGATAACTCTCTAGTCACTAACGAGTCAACAGGTAACAGCAATAGTCCGTTAACCTCAATCATTAACACTTATTTAATCCGCTATACCTATTTATATCCATATTTTTTGCCTCAAGATCTCAAAATACAGCATCTGATGGAGCAGATCGAGCAACTACAGAAGCATCGTCAACAAGACTTTGAAATTCTCTTATCCAGACACATTATTTATCGCTTTCGACTCAAGCAGCTTGCCAAAATGAAGATGATGGCAACAAGTGCTGGAAAAATGATCACCAAAGTTAATAATCCTAGTTTACTATCCGAAAAAGCCTTTCAAATTGCTTTACAACAGTACGTTGGTAAAATCGAGCAAAACAGTACTCTCTTAGAGCGATCGCAACGCTTTGTCGCTGAAAACCAATATCGTCCCACTTACCAAGTCTTCAAACAAGATTTGCACCATTTCTTAGCCAATAATATCAAGCCGAGAAATAGTACCTATCAGTTTTCTCGCCTGCTAGAACAAAAATTAGTTGATATTTTCCCCCAAGCTAACGAAAAACCCCTCAATCAGACTCAGATTCTCCAAACTTGTCGGCAATTGTTTAGCTTTTTGATTCCCGATCCTAGATTAAATAATAATCGCGATCAATTTGCTGAGTTGTTAGCTAATTTAGGTACAGCACAAGCAATGATGATCTTAATTAAAATTACGCTGATTTGCCCTGAATCAAAAGCCGACTTAGAGAAAAAAATCTGTCTGATTGCCACGTACTATCAACATCAAACTATTCAACAAAATCCTTGGTTGCTCAAAAGTTTAGAACATTTATTAATTGCTTTTAGCATCTATTTTGGCAAAATCGATGTTTCCATTGTTAAATCAGCACTTAGCAGTGAACAATGAGCAATGAACAGTGAACAATGAGCAGCGAACAATGAGCGATCAGCAATCAGTAATTAATAATCAGTAATTAGTTTAAATTGCTTCTGTAGAGCGTAATGCCATTAAATCTAATTGAGACAATTGTTCATAGGCGTTGTCTAGATAGCCTTGTCCGCGCAGGTAGCCTGTGTTTGCCCCAGGCATAATATATTTAAGGGTTTTAGAGTCAAAGCGATCGCGTAAATCAGCAATACTATTTAACTGTCGCCTCCAGTGGAAAGTTTTGGCAGTTCGTAAGGGAACAATTTCCGCTGGAGATTTGGGTAGTAAATGTCTTCCTGTAAAT from Pleurocapsa minor HA4230-MV1 includes the following:
- the aroB gene encoding 3-dehydroquinate synthase gives rise to the protein MPNITVNLPQDSYAIAIAPDSLKQLGSQMKQINLGNKVLVISNPEIFAHYGETCLNSLKEAGFDTYTHLIPAGESHKHLQSIQAVYDVAQANHLERSSTFVALGGGVIGDMTGFAAATWLRGVNFVQVPTSLLSIVDASVGGKTGVNHPQGKNLIGAFYQPKLVAIDPNLLQTLPLQEFRAGMAEVIKYGVIWDADLFTKLEQHDRLDSLEHVGSNLLETIVTRSCQAKAEVVGQDEKEAGLRAILNYGHTIGHAVESLTHYQQFVHGEAVAIGMVAAGKIAVEMNLWRQAEADRQNALIIKAGLPTEIPQQLAIADILETIKSDKKVSAGKVRFILPTAIGKVIITDQVTPEIIEQALSSKL